In one Silene latifolia isolate original U9 population chromosome 10, ASM4854445v1, whole genome shotgun sequence genomic region, the following are encoded:
- the LOC141606591 gene encoding protein EXORDIUM-like 3, producing the protein MFHHILSILLLLTTTAHGWRPWPTTTATTATFTTTALIHNYSAPQLNSSKKFEGSSNLVHLKYHMGPVLTTNITVHIIWYGKWYPAQKKIIREFISSISSDTAPHPSLSSWWKTVQLYTDQTGSNISRTVTLGSEKSDRFYSHGKSLTRLSVQSVIKSFITAKTNPLPINPKSGIYLVLTGPDVYMDTFCTDICGFHYFTFPSIVGYTLPYAWVGNSNKLCPGVCAYPFAVPAYIPGLKPVMSPNGDIGVDGMISVIAHEIAELATNPLVNAWYAGPDPIAPVEIADLCEGIYGTGGGGSYTGQMLTDRDGATYNVNGIRRRFLVQWIWNHVVSYCTGPNALDQ; encoded by the coding sequence ATGTTTCATCACATTCTCTCCATCCTTCTCCTCCTAACCACGACCGCACACGGTTGGCGGCCGTGGCCAACCACAACCGCAACCACCGCCACCTTCACCACCACCGCGTTAATCCATAATTATTCCGCCCCACAACTAAACTCTTCAAAAAAATTTGAAGGGTCATCAAACCTAGTCCACTTAAAATACCACATGGGACCGGTCCTAACAACAAACATAACCGTCCATATAATTTGGTACGGTAAATGGTACCCGGCCCAAAAAAAAATAATCCGTGAGTTTATATCGTCAATTTCATCGGATACCGCACCACACCCGTCTCTGTCCAGCTGGTGGAAAACCGTCCAGCTGTACACAGATCAAACCGGGTCCAATATTTCTAGAACCGTAACATTAGGTTCAGAAAAATCAGACCGGTTTTATTCCCACGGAAAATCACTAACCCGTCTATCGGTCCAATCAGTAATAAAATCATTTATTACCGCGAAAACCAACCCGTTACCAATTAACCCGAAATCCGGAATTTACCTCGTATTAACCGGTCCAGATGTCTACATGGACACATTTTGTACGGACATATGTGGGTTCCACTATTTTACCTTCCCATCAATAGTTGGTTATACGTTACCTTATGCATGGGTAGGTAATAGTAATAAATTATGTCCGGGTGTGTGCGCGTACCCGTTTGCGGTCCCCGCTTACATACCCGGACTTAAACCTGTTATGTCCCCAAATGGGGACATAGGGGTTGATGGTATGATTAGTGTTATAGCTCATGAAATTGCTGAGCTGGCAACTAATCCGTTAGTCAATGCTTGGTATGCCGGACCTGACCCGATTGCACCCGTTGAAATTGCGGATTTATGTGAAGGGATTTATGGTACGGGTGGGGGCGGGTCGTATACGGGTCAAATGTTGACGGATCGAGATGGTGCCACGTATAATGTTAATGGGATCCGACGACGGTTTTTGGTTCAGTGGATTTGGAACCATGTTGTTAGTTATTGTACTGGTCCTAATGCTTTGGACCAATAA